Part of the Oncorhynchus mykiss isolate Arlee chromosome 12, USDA_OmykA_1.1, whole genome shotgun sequence genome, CTCTTGGTAAGACAAATTGACATACCTCGCGTTTCAAGTAATTCTTCAGGAATTTGAAGTGAAGgctcatatttttgttcactcCTTTGTCAGATGTTGGTAGTGTAGCTCTTATAGCCTTTACCTGTTGGAACAAAATATAAGTCATTAATGTTATGTTATGATTCGTTTAAATCACATTATACGGCAATCTAAAAAATATAGGATAATGTTTGCCTTTTGGCATTAATGTTAATAGAAAATCACAAATCACATAGACTTACACATTGGTCCAGCTCCAAGGTCTGGCGATGCAGGTCAATCATAAACTCGTCAACTACTTCCTGGTCCCAGAAAGAATCATAGTTATCACTTCTGTACAATTTCTCTATAGCGTTCAGAGTTTGCGAAATGAAGACAATCTTGTCGTCATCCTAGAAGAAGAGTGATTTGTTTTAGTACATGCCTTATGAATATCAGAAAAGTATAGCAAATTTAGCATATTCGTTAATACCTAATTATATGGCCTACACTATGAGAAAAAACGTTGAACCAAAACCCTTTTTAAATAGTGTAGGCTATGCATATGTCTTACCTTGAAATGATCGACATGTCTGTATTCCTCGTAAGGGAAAGTAATATGAGGTTCTCGAGAGACCACATGACCCTGAGATGGCAAAAAATAGAATCAAATGATTGCAATATTATTATTGTATACATAAACGAGTAACTGAATCAAATGAAACACAGCAGCACATTAAATGTTGAATAGATGACAACTGCTCAATGACCAGGAACAAGTTAATAAACATTACAGTATCCTACCATTTCCCGAAGCACCGTTATGGTGTTGTTGCTGAACACTTGGAACATGCTCCGAGACTTAGGAAGTGTCCTCATCCAAGTGCATCCGAAGGTTTTATGCCAGGTGCAAATCGTCAGGATCAAGCACATCCAAAAGCTTATTGAACCCATTTTATCGTAGGTGTACTGTAGTTCGCTGACTGTTCGCTATCAACCGAGGTGCAAAATTAGGCAGACTTCCGAAAGACAGCCTATACTTTGTATAATTCCGGAAAAAAATACGTTTTCCTCAAAGGACAAAGAGATAAAGTGTCCTTCCTGATCGACCCTCTTCTCGAAAtccagagttctgtcatgctgcAATCTGTGTCGATATTTTATACAAAGATTTTGAAAGGTGTTCCGAAAGTGAAAGGTGGAAGTCCCGGTAGACAGGCGCTTTCATACCTGACAGTATATTTTTCGGCCTGGAGACAACGCACGGAAAGGACAGGTGCATCTCTCGAAGACTTGTTCAATTCTTGActgatttgttattttattttgaaatatTGGATTACCAACCAGGAACATGTTTTAGATTAAAAACATTTACTTGTGAATCCATTTTAGTCAGACGACAGCGTAAATTAATATGCATTTCTTTTCAAACATTTCGTTGTCCTTTCACTTCGGAAACCCTTGTGTTTAAATCTCGTCTTCGCAAACGCATCACCTTTTCATTTACACACGGAAACTATGGTATCCAACTACGTTGGAACCACTTGCTTAAAGGGTGAACGTGGTTTCTGGACCTCGACTTCCTTTTTAAAGATACAGATCAACGTTGTATGGGTTATATCAACTACACATTCAACATTACTATATTTCGTTTTAGAAACGGGTTTTAGTGGTCTTATTTAATTTCGTAGACGAGCTCCTTTCTGCACCCGGTTTTCAGAATAAGACACTGGTAGCCTATGCAGTGCACAGGCAGTATAGACCTTGACAATACTGCTTACCTTGACATTAGTGCTTAAATTGGAGACTGTATTTCGGGTGCTTTTGAATCTGGGCCTACACGCACTTGTGAGTAAAATATGTCTATCACGTAGATCATTTGTCAAAGTATTCCGTATTCATGTGTTTTTATTGGACTTTTATCCAGATATGTGAGTTTATGTTACCTCTGCATCTATTATCTTTCCACTGTAGAGACTGAAGAGTAACAGCACGGTTAGCGATTGCTATACTCAATTGAACTAACATTCAGAATGTGGAGTTATAATTATGTTACATATTTACTGGATATCATGCACTTGCTAGAAGTAATAACTATCTGAATCAACAATGTTTTA contains:
- the LOC110538941 gene encoding interferon a3-like, which gives rise to MGSISFWMCLILTICTWHKTFGCTWMRTLPKSRSMFQVFSNNTITVLREMGHVVSREPHITFPYEEYRHVDHFKDDDKIVFISQTLNAIEKLYRSDNYDSFWDQEVVDEFMIDLHRQTLELDQCVKAIRATLPTSDKGVNKNMSLHFKFLKNYLKREEYSASGWEGIRNVVLKHMLRLVTIILTNQ